A genomic stretch from Flavobacterium sp. KS-LB2 includes:
- a CDS encoding NAD(P)/FAD-dependent oxidoreductase, translating into MNIPNSALPRIVIIGGGFAGIALAKKLKNKKVQVVLLDKHNYHTFQPLLYQVATGGLEAGSIAYPIRKVIQEYDDVYFRLTNVQEIDTKNQKIITEIGELKYDYLVIATGSKTNYFGNKEIERNSMAMKTIPQSLNIRSLILENFEQAVLTTDVGEQNSLINFVLVGGGPTGVELAGALAEMKKAILQKDYPDLDIAKMQINLIQSGDRILNTMSEESSQAAEKFLTSLGVKIWKNVRVTNYDGRTIITNSDLTFETATVIWTAGVQGALVAGLDGKSLVEKVERIRVNEYSQVIGYNNIFAIGDIASMESETYPQGHPMMAQPAMQQGELLGENLVKLIENKPMEAFQYNDKGSMATIGRNKAVVDLPKYHFSGIFAWFVWMFVHLFSLIGFKNKAVVFLNWVYNYIRFDREGRLIIRPYKKKSFTTFTSDEV; encoded by the coding sequence ATGAACATCCCAAATTCAGCTCTACCCAGAATAGTTATCATTGGCGGAGGTTTCGCAGGAATTGCATTAGCCAAAAAACTAAAAAATAAAAAAGTTCAGGTTGTCCTTTTAGACAAACACAATTACCATACCTTTCAACCTTTATTATATCAAGTAGCAACTGGCGGTCTCGAAGCAGGCTCCATTGCATACCCAATCCGAAAAGTAATTCAGGAATACGATGACGTTTACTTTAGGCTCACCAACGTCCAAGAAATCGATACGAAAAACCAAAAAATAATTACCGAAATTGGAGAATTAAAGTACGATTATCTGGTGATTGCCACGGGCTCCAAAACTAATTATTTTGGCAATAAAGAAATCGAGCGCAACAGTATGGCAATGAAAACCATACCACAATCGCTCAATATTAGAAGTCTAATTTTAGAAAATTTCGAGCAAGCCGTTTTAACCACCGATGTAGGGGAACAAAATAGTCTCATTAATTTTGTACTAGTAGGTGGCGGACCAACAGGAGTAGAGTTAGCAGGCGCTTTGGCCGAAATGAAAAAAGCAATTCTCCAAAAAGATTATCCTGATCTTGATATCGCCAAAATGCAAATAAATTTGATTCAAAGTGGAGATAGGATCTTAAATACTATGAGTGAAGAATCCTCTCAAGCTGCCGAAAAATTTCTAACGAGTTTAGGAGTTAAAATCTGGAAAAACGTACGTGTTACTAATTACGACGGACGCACCATTATCACAAATTCTGATTTGACTTTTGAAACTGCCACTGTAATCTGGACTGCCGGCGTTCAAGGTGCACTTGTGGCTGGATTGGATGGTAAATCTTTAGTTGAAAAAGTAGAACGCATCAGAGTTAATGAGTACAGTCAGGTGATTGGTTATAATAATATTTTTGCCATAGGTGATATTGCCTCAATGGAGTCCGAAACCTATCCGCAAGGACATCCCATGATGGCGCAACCAGCGATGCAGCAAGGAGAATTATTGGGTGAAAACCTGGTGAAATTAATAGAAAACAAACCAATGGAAGCTTTTCAATACAATGATAAAGGTTCTATGGCAACGATAGGAAGAAATAAAGCGGTTGTAGATTTACCAAAATATCATTTCAGTGGTATTTTCGCCTGGTTTGTATGGATGTTTGTCCACTTGTTTTCGCTTATTGGGTTTAAAAATAAAGCAGTAGTTTTCTTAAATTGGGTGTACAATTACATTCGTTTTGATCGTGAAGGACGTTTAATTATACGACCGTATAAAAAGAAAAGTTTCACGACATTTACAAGTGATGAAGTTTAA